One Lentibacillus cibarius DNA window includes the following coding sequences:
- a CDS encoding TcpD family membrane protein yields MSLEPLFSWFTEEIQYVLFFIIIVLLMVAVFKRAWLFAAGVLIAGSIIGIFVLNPDLILGLSEWFNKKLKIGQ; encoded by the coding sequence ATGAGTTTGGAACCATTGTTTAGTTGGTTTACCGAAGAAATACAGTATGTGCTGTTTTTTATCATCATTGTTTTGTTAATGGTGGCTGTTTTTAAACGTGCGTGGTTGTTCGCAGCAGGCGTATTAATTGCAGGATCAATCATTGGTATATTTGTGTTAAACCCGGATCTTATTTTAGGTTTATCTGAATGGTTCAACAAAAAACTGAAAATTGGCCAGTGA
- a CDS encoding ATP-binding protein, translating to MPTNILEFPIRHIEDNLVFAHDNTVWAYYRIEGFSYDFLDFDDKVKPFQHQLSYLSNNGHDLHFIIDPTPKNISGVVNQTIQEMQRLDYSLKENGKHFMEQVNQHLNKQRSQNESGEYIHYLGVQLDPSKNRYVSPNMGNTLLYQLKNFLDGLRSPVYRAVGLYPYDIPLEVIEAYQKQAEGLITNMANGFSSMVKSATTGELIYLAEKTYSISPTNQDVTYRQAFASGDKVEGIDSNNIHHEAIRPKENAFMDLQNANIDEVGPKTLLLSKIRNHEVEELYTQYLVCNDMNDVSSHPGFEWLYHVQSRMPFPVTISIRAHHQPNRLVQKKLSNARLEYKDQRKEAAKGQDSIDQSVVESEQGAVQMENYFKQTGQPGYSCSFVFKVIAKDKRTLQTRVEQLTDELSRFGVSIVSPYGEQLNLLMETIPGSKQFNNDFPMYVSPTVLAGMMFGATTNIGDNRGFYIGYTRQFQKPVFIKPDLAAKAYENVNNVFDSISVMVAGMTGKGKSLFMNLFIYLATLTGSQGLVIDPKGDRKNWTKGLPYIPEEYIAVWQIGADAKDAGSLDPFRTSTNLEEGKDICMDILTHLTNVDIEDDAYAILSEAIEQVAKQEDPCIGAVITYLENLYNAANLNAARINAVDKLKGMLETLRRNQLAKLLFGEVGQQYKVLHPDVPIQVLMVQNLNLPSKTTKKMRPQHKISEAIMISLTAFTKQYMFNQDRMRHKFILQDEASSIEQSAVGSELMDFIVRMGRFYNTTLLKGSQNASDHGQDVANMGMKFSFGLRKTEEAQEMLNYLNLPQTQENIDVLKNLGRGDALFQDIFGRSAVIHINPVFRDLLDAFDSSTATVEEKQRELMGTS from the coding sequence ATGCCGACAAATATTTTAGAATTTCCCATTAGGCATATTGAAGATAATCTTGTTTTTGCACACGATAACACTGTATGGGCCTATTATCGAATTGAAGGTTTCAGTTACGATTTCTTGGATTTTGATGATAAAGTAAAGCCATTTCAGCATCAGTTAAGTTATCTATCAAATAATGGGCACGACTTGCACTTTATAATTGATCCCACACCTAAGAATATTAGTGGTGTGGTGAATCAAACCATACAGGAAATGCAGCGACTGGATTATTCGTTAAAAGAGAATGGAAAGCATTTTATGGAACAGGTGAATCAGCATTTGAACAAACAACGTTCTCAGAATGAGTCAGGTGAATATATTCATTATCTGGGAGTTCAATTAGATCCTTCCAAAAATAGATATGTATCACCTAATATGGGGAACACATTGCTTTATCAGTTGAAGAATTTTTTAGATGGTCTACGTTCACCAGTCTACCGGGCAGTTGGATTATACCCTTATGATATTCCTTTGGAAGTGATAGAGGCGTATCAGAAACAGGCAGAAGGATTAATAACGAATATGGCTAACGGTTTTTCTTCTATGGTAAAATCAGCCACAACGGGAGAACTTATTTATTTGGCAGAAAAAACCTATTCTATCTCTCCAACGAATCAAGATGTGACATATCGACAGGCGTTTGCATCAGGTGATAAAGTTGAGGGTATAGATTCCAATAATATCCATCATGAAGCTATCCGTCCCAAAGAAAATGCCTTTATGGATCTGCAAAATGCGAATATTGATGAAGTCGGCCCCAAAACATTGCTGCTAAGTAAAATACGAAATCATGAAGTCGAAGAGCTGTATACACAATATTTAGTCTGTAATGATATGAATGACGTCAGTAGTCATCCCGGTTTCGAATGGCTTTATCATGTGCAGTCCCGAATGCCTTTTCCGGTCACTATTTCCATACGAGCACATCACCAGCCTAATCGGTTAGTGCAAAAGAAATTGAGTAATGCACGATTGGAATATAAGGATCAAAGAAAAGAAGCTGCGAAAGGGCAGGACAGCATCGATCAAAGCGTTGTTGAATCGGAACAGGGTGCTGTGCAAATGGAAAATTACTTTAAGCAGACAGGGCAGCCGGGATATAGTTGTTCCTTTGTATTTAAAGTCATTGCAAAAGATAAACGGACATTGCAAACACGGGTTGAGCAATTAACGGATGAATTATCTCGATTTGGAGTCAGTATTGTTTCTCCATATGGTGAACAACTCAACTTACTAATGGAAACCATACCGGGATCAAAACAATTTAATAATGATTTTCCTATGTACGTATCTCCAACGGTTTTAGCAGGTATGATGTTTGGCGCTACAACGAATATCGGGGATAACCGTGGTTTTTATATTGGCTATACACGTCAATTTCAAAAGCCTGTTTTTATTAAACCGGACCTTGCGGCCAAAGCGTATGAAAATGTCAATAATGTGTTTGACTCTATCTCGGTCATGGTAGCAGGCATGACCGGAAAAGGGAAATCTTTGTTTATGAATCTATTTATCTATTTGGCCACTTTGACTGGTTCGCAGGGATTAGTTATTGATCCAAAGGGTGACCGCAAAAATTGGACAAAGGGACTTCCTTATATTCCTGAAGAGTATATTGCTGTCTGGCAAATAGGGGCAGATGCAAAGGACGCTGGTTCGTTGGACCCTTTCCGAACAAGTACTAATTTGGAGGAAGGTAAGGATATCTGCATGGACATTCTGACACATCTTACAAATGTGGATATTGAAGATGATGCATACGCTATTTTAAGTGAAGCAATAGAACAGGTGGCGAAACAAGAAGACCCTTGTATAGGGGCGGTAATAACGTATTTAGAAAATCTTTATAATGCAGCAAACCTGAATGCTGCACGTATTAACGCTGTTGACAAATTAAAAGGTATGTTAGAAACATTGCGGCGTAATCAGCTTGCGAAGTTACTCTTCGGGGAAGTAGGACAGCAATATAAAGTACTGCATCCTGATGTCCCCATTCAAGTACTAATGGTACAGAATCTCAATTTGCCAAGTAAAACAACGAAAAAAATGCGGCCTCAACATAAAATATCTGAGGCAATTATGATTTCGCTGACAGCTTTTACGAAACAGTACATGTTTAATCAAGATCGTATGCGACACAAATTTATCCTACAGGATGAAGCTAGTTCTATCGAACAAAGTGCTGTTGGCTCGGAGTTGATGGACTTTATTGTGCGAATGGGACGATTTTATAATACAACGCTTTTAAAAGGTTCGCAAAATGCTTCGGATCATGGGCAGGACGTGGCAAACATGGGAATGAAATTCAGTTTTGGCTTACGGAAAACGGAAGAAGCCCAGGAGATGTTAAATTATTTAAACTTGCCACAGACGCAAGAAAATATTGATGTGCTAAAAAACCTTGGACGTGGGGATGCATTATTCCAGGATATCTTTGGACGTTCGGCGGTTATTCATATTAATCCGGTATTTCGAGATTTATTAGATGCGTTTGATTCATCTACCGCAACGGTGGAAGAAAAACAAAGAGAGTTGATGGGAACCTCCTAA
- a CDS encoding excalibur calcium-binding domain-containing protein — protein sequence MESQDFSMQSFFAACTASALCYIGFETGIVDIQDGVVRFIISTLISMVVFFGYWCYRHFKVREVASFDGDDVLTIILGSFMAQWSGVAILIISSLFGGGIEPVDGTDEGVPVFYENCDEARKFGGAPVHEDDPGYHPGLDRDGDGVGCESW from the coding sequence ATGGAATCACAAGATTTTTCAATGCAATCATTTTTTGCTGCATGCACTGCATCAGCATTGTGCTATATTGGATTTGAAACTGGAATAGTGGATATTCAAGATGGTGTTGTTAGGTTTATTATAAGTACTTTGATTAGTATGGTAGTTTTCTTCGGTTATTGGTGCTATCGACACTTCAAAGTGAGGGAGGTAGCTAGTTTTGATGGAGATGATGTATTAACTATCATTCTAGGCTCATTCATGGCACAATGGTCTGGAGTCGCAATATTAATTATATCATCTTTATTTGGTGGGGGTATAGAGCCTGTAGATGGAACTGATGAGGGGGTACCTGTATTCTACGAAAATTGTGATGAAGCAAGAAAATTTGGGGGTGCTCCTGTACATGAAGATGATCCAGGCTATCACCCTGGACTTGACCGAGATGGTGATGGAGTGGGTTGTGAGTCATGGTGA
- a CDS encoding type IV secretory system conjugative DNA transfer family protein, with amino-acid sequence MVYAVIVFCMAVTRIIVMFQTTFLPVPLFTLGTGGALFVIYHLWRWRKKLQYTMASRLMTFSLTLCIVMALGSLAYQYWQWEQMVSKTFMMRMAMIFFGLAGVYANIMYIRAEKAYRQKRGNQRIIENPEEGYKSYKKHFKQSKRKNSDELVTVLGHSIEQDNLPIVWKGKDMFTHMLVVGATRSGKTASVLEPMIYQLLLQKKQGKNLGLSVVEPKGEFAEKVKDFCDEMAIPYIYIDPTSPHTQKFNPMEGNVEDVVEGTVIVLRGLFGKQDAFFANVQELAARNVTRLLKELKGDNTDLMEVLETLRDLTLLEQRTNELRMQKGETDLVHSIENELLGSMAEKYKQFVIGLRAQLENITSNELLKNIMTGKSDVDVDEHFANDGVLIVNTALGTLKKAGDAFGQFLIMHLQNGTFRRPGTEDTRSPHFMFIDEYKRYINPQVEIFLSLAASYKVSGILASQSLGQLEVEAGDISPKAMKQAIMTNCRNKLCFNGVGFQDAQEFADEFGKDKIVMRQSTYKHRLIMPTVFPDSYRDTESEEYRFDPTDIMDNLPKYSFIHKVMYEAAMQKPALARGDLVPSDWKERREWEDNSLKAKLRQAVYQTGEKTGAGLKRQFHRLANVKHQKAEPTPNQPEPVKDNDKHRFSEPHEQKTVSDEAFQNVPDKNHLSSGPIDQDVSQSQQKLEPIVEPSVQEQETEQKNTSAKPDQPIGQGADDGFWD; translated from the coding sequence ATGGTCTATGCCGTAATTGTTTTTTGTATGGCAGTTACCCGCATTATCGTTATGTTTCAGACAACATTCCTGCCAGTCCCCTTGTTCACGCTTGGAACAGGGGGAGCTTTATTTGTTATTTATCATTTATGGAGGTGGCGCAAAAAGCTGCAATATACTATGGCTTCCCGTCTCATGACGTTTTCACTGACATTGTGCATTGTTATGGCTTTAGGAAGTCTGGCTTATCAATATTGGCAATGGGAGCAGATGGTTTCTAAAACATTTATGATGAGGATGGCTATGATTTTCTTCGGATTGGCAGGTGTGTATGCCAATATAATGTATATACGAGCAGAAAAGGCTTATCGCCAAAAGCGTGGCAATCAGCGCATTATCGAAAACCCCGAGGAAGGCTATAAATCGTATAAAAAACACTTTAAGCAGTCCAAGCGTAAAAACAGCGATGAACTGGTGACGGTATTGGGACACTCTATTGAACAGGATAACCTGCCAATCGTATGGAAAGGAAAAGACATGTTCACGCACATGCTGGTGGTTGGTGCAACCCGTTCCGGTAAAACAGCCTCTGTCTTGGAGCCAATGATTTATCAGCTGCTGTTGCAAAAGAAACAAGGAAAAAATCTAGGTTTATCCGTGGTGGAACCCAAAGGCGAATTTGCGGAAAAAGTAAAGGATTTCTGCGATGAAATGGCTATCCCCTATATTTATATTGATCCCACCAGTCCTCATACGCAGAAATTTAATCCCATGGAAGGGAATGTGGAGGATGTGGTGGAAGGAACGGTTATTGTATTACGGGGGCTGTTCGGCAAACAGGACGCTTTCTTTGCCAACGTCCAGGAGTTGGCCGCACGTAATGTAACCCGCTTGCTTAAAGAATTGAAAGGGGACAATACCGATTTAATGGAAGTACTGGAAACATTACGGGACTTAACGTTATTGGAGCAGCGGACCAATGAATTGCGTATGCAAAAAGGGGAAACCGATTTGGTGCATTCCATTGAAAATGAACTGTTGGGCAGTATGGCAGAAAAATATAAGCAGTTTGTCATAGGTTTACGCGCGCAACTGGAAAACATCACGAGTAACGAGCTATTAAAAAATATCATGACCGGCAAGAGTGATGTGGATGTTGATGAACATTTTGCCAATGATGGGGTGCTCATCGTCAACACAGCACTTGGAACACTCAAAAAAGCAGGGGATGCGTTTGGACAATTCTTGATCATGCATTTACAAAACGGTACCTTCCGCCGTCCGGGAACCGAAGACACTCGTAGTCCGCATTTTATGTTCATTGATGAGTATAAACGTTATATCAATCCGCAAGTAGAGATTTTTCTGTCGCTTGCAGCATCCTATAAAGTGTCAGGCATTCTTGCATCTCAGTCACTGGGTCAATTGGAAGTTGAAGCAGGTGACATCAGCCCGAAAGCTATGAAACAGGCGATTATGACGAACTGTCGGAATAAATTATGTTTTAATGGTGTCGGCTTTCAGGACGCACAGGAATTTGCGGATGAATTTGGTAAAGATAAAATCGTGATGCGTCAATCAACATATAAGCATCGCCTGATAATGCCTACGGTCTTCCCGGACTCTTATCGAGATACAGAATCAGAAGAATACCGTTTTGATCCAACCGATATTATGGACAACTTACCGAAGTACAGCTTTATCCATAAAGTTATGTATGAAGCAGCTATGCAGAAACCTGCTCTGGCAAGAGGTGACCTTGTCCCATCGGATTGGAAGGAAAGACGGGAATGGGAAGATAACAGTCTAAAAGCTAAACTGCGACAAGCAGTTTATCAGACGGGAGAAAAAACGGGGGCTGGACTGAAAAGGCAGTTCCATCGTCTTGCTAATGTAAAACATCAAAAAGCTGAGCCAACGCCAAATCAGCCTGAACCCGTGAAAGATAACGACAAACATAGGTTCTCAGAGCCCCACGAACAAAAAACGGTTTCCGATGAAGCATTTCAAAACGTGCCAGACAAAAATCATTTATCGTCCGGCCCCATTGACCAAGACGTTTCGCAGTCGCAACAAAAATTAGAGCCAATAGTCGAACCTTCAGTACAGGAACAGGAAACCGAACAAAAGAATACGTCGGCCAAGCCGGACCAGCCCATTGGGCAGGGAGCAGATGATGGCTTTTGGGATTAA
- a CDS encoding peptidoglycan DD-metalloendopeptidase family protein has product MRGIFKLSIGLLVGLIMFFCIVLFVGVVFLGMFFGDIGFGDKNVLQTGTPSKIAEKEIPERFIPMYKKAGEKYDVPWLLLASIHRVETVFSTIDMVSPVGAEGHLQFMPCSWLGWDYPFCKGLGGTEIPKDIKTDPKQIERYGGFGVDANGNGIASPWEEKDAIFAAANHLEVYITKSSDLRKAIRAYNHADWYVDEVMHFYNLYNAGFVSKEEATVEIKGNQAWIVPHTKNLTSTYGYRVIEGERSFHAGIDIAGGQDRGKPITAFAEGKVVYSAFNRGGFGNLVIIQHENGLQTYYAHMMKRGVEVGEKIKAGQIIGQMGTTGDSTGVHLHFEIHQKKGDGTFESVDPMPYVNKFLANK; this is encoded by the coding sequence ATGAGAGGAATTTTTAAATTAAGTATTGGTCTTCTTGTTGGCCTAATCATGTTCTTTTGTATTGTTTTGTTTGTGGGTGTAGTATTTTTAGGTATGTTTTTTGGTGATATTGGTTTCGGTGATAAGAACGTGCTACAAACAGGAACACCTTCCAAAATAGCTGAAAAAGAAATCCCTGAACGGTTTATCCCGATGTATAAGAAGGCGGGGGAGAAATATGATGTGCCATGGTTATTACTTGCGTCCATCCACCGTGTCGAAACCGTATTTTCTACCATCGATATGGTATCACCAGTTGGAGCAGAAGGCCATCTTCAATTCATGCCATGTAGTTGGTTGGGCTGGGACTATCCCTTTTGTAAAGGCTTAGGTGGGACAGAAATTCCTAAAGACATCAAAACAGACCCGAAACAAATTGAAAGGTACGGTGGATTTGGTGTGGACGCTAATGGAAATGGCATTGCAAGTCCGTGGGAAGAAAAAGATGCTATTTTTGCAGCTGCTAACCATTTGGAAGTTTATATAACGAAATCTAGTGATCTACGTAAAGCTATACGTGCTTATAATCATGCTGATTGGTATGTAGACGAGGTCATGCATTTTTATAATCTCTATAACGCTGGCTTTGTATCAAAAGAGGAAGCAACGGTGGAGATAAAAGGAAATCAGGCATGGATAGTGCCACATACGAAAAATCTAACATCAACCTATGGTTATCGTGTTATAGAAGGAGAAAGAAGTTTTCATGCAGGGATTGATATTGCTGGTGGTCAAGATCGTGGCAAACCTATCACGGCTTTTGCTGAAGGTAAAGTTGTATATTCAGCGTTTAACAGGGGTGGATTTGGTAACCTAGTAATTATCCAACATGAGAATGGATTGCAGACATATTATGCGCACATGATGAAAAGAGGTGTTGAAGTGGGAGAGAAAATAAAAGCAGGCCAAATCATTGGACAAATGGGTACAACAGGTGATTCCACAGGCGTACATCTCCATTTTGAAATACATCAAAAGAAGGGTGATGGCACATTTGAATCGGTAGATCCCATGCCATATGTAAACAAGTTTTTAGCCAACAAATGA
- a CDS encoding CD3337/EF1877 family mobilome membrane protein encodes MGGYMRLSIKRLMKLLSLTIVITLLIGGIGPVNAEQQGETQHNQLGSFKEDDNSYYHLDAVPEDFNKEESFADKVTDKFWFLDMKDKAGQKMNEFFNYLVNIAFDMNILMTNFMISSLDFAYSFDFINLIIEKLDSIMQKITGITGIGNFSSNGIFGNLAKFVALFTVIYAIFLMVWKRSMFSSLGTILQTVLALTIALLLFTNYSTFLSGLNQVTTEASTLVLAGNLNEQGQNGAQEVENAGPTNLDEESLKLEMKNNLWTLFVDRPFMYMMYGETNLNNLADSKDKAINRVNNLLKAKPNSEERYDAIATETKDWNNNNLFYDNISKRLSFTPMYLTINGITSLPVYFLALALLLFQFWFMLIAIFAPFALLFGAMPGQFNVVKRYFIELGLPLVLKIVVAFSALIIFAISELLYQADFTATQSGNPFMGYIAAALIHFVLFMLLFFLRKRIKNIFAAGSQGVQEIRDGMGDFNNPLKKGTQGLATTYGAAIGGLTTGGAGALAGANIGSSVGKMATGEGNVADVTKSGIQAKRSSQLTSLKQRNEINSEASVIPANQSSSVRPPDKDVHSSTVSEKSETSNTGNNKEMTEQENGRSDPMPSLQPDNNNVKANNKDTQGKNVEGDTLGTLSPGTVQSNTAANNVDRLSYGQPDNLSSGHITENNIATQSKSGKNTLGKDGPETVVKSPLKTPQYGELAEDRTNNVQMSEHDNSTDLASLENHMPPVANEKRTEQNDYPELD; translated from the coding sequence ATGGGCGGATATATGAGATTATCTATTAAACGCTTGATGAAGTTACTGTCTCTAACTATAGTTATTACATTGTTAATTGGCGGAATTGGTCCTGTTAATGCAGAACAGCAAGGTGAAACCCAACATAATCAATTAGGGTCTTTTAAAGAAGACGATAATTCTTATTATCATTTAGATGCTGTTCCAGAGGATTTTAATAAAGAGGAAAGTTTTGCTGATAAAGTAACGGATAAGTTTTGGTTCCTGGACATGAAAGATAAAGCAGGACAGAAGATGAATGAGTTTTTCAACTATCTTGTCAACATTGCTTTTGATATGAATATCCTAATGACCAATTTCATGATTTCTTCCTTAGACTTTGCCTACAGTTTTGACTTTATCAATTTAATTATTGAAAAACTGGACAGCATAATGCAGAAAATTACTGGTATCACTGGTATTGGTAACTTTTCATCAAATGGCATCTTTGGAAATTTAGCAAAATTCGTAGCTCTTTTCACAGTCATTTATGCTATATTTCTAATGGTTTGGAAGCGATCGATGTTTTCATCATTAGGAACTATTTTGCAAACAGTCCTAGCATTAACCATAGCGTTATTGTTGTTTACGAACTACTCCACGTTCTTATCTGGGCTGAATCAGGTGACTACGGAAGCCAGTACGTTGGTATTAGCGGGTAATTTGAATGAACAAGGCCAGAATGGTGCTCAAGAGGTTGAAAATGCTGGGCCAACCAATCTCGATGAAGAAAGCCTAAAGTTAGAGATGAAAAACAATCTTTGGACGTTGTTTGTGGATCGCCCATTTATGTATATGATGTACGGTGAAACCAATCTAAATAATTTAGCAGATAGTAAGGATAAAGCAATTAACCGTGTAAACAATTTATTAAAAGCGAAGCCAAACTCTGAAGAACGGTACGATGCTATAGCAACGGAAACAAAAGATTGGAATAACAATAACTTATTTTATGATAATATCAGCAAACGTTTATCTTTCACACCAATGTATCTAACAATAAATGGTATTACTTCATTACCTGTATATTTCTTGGCGTTGGCTTTGTTGCTGTTTCAATTCTGGTTTATGTTAATAGCAATTTTTGCTCCATTTGCTCTTTTGTTTGGAGCAATGCCGGGACAATTTAATGTGGTTAAACGATACTTTATAGAACTGGGTTTACCATTGGTACTAAAAATTGTGGTGGCCTTTTCAGCACTGATCATATTTGCGATTTCAGAGTTACTATATCAGGCTGATTTTACGGCAACTCAATCCGGTAATCCATTTATGGGATATATTGCCGCAGCTTTAATTCACTTTGTCTTATTTATGTTGCTGTTCTTTTTACGTAAACGAATTAAAAATATCTTTGCGGCTGGGTCTCAAGGCGTTCAAGAAATACGGGATGGAATGGGTGATTTCAACAATCCGCTGAAGAAAGGGACGCAGGGACTAGCAACAACTTACGGTGCTGCAATTGGAGGTCTTACTACAGGGGGAGCAGGAGCTTTAGCTGGGGCAAATATTGGAAGTTCCGTTGGAAAAATGGCCACCGGTGAAGGCAATGTTGCAGATGTTACCAAAAGTGGTATTCAGGCTAAACGATCCAGCCAATTGACTTCACTAAAACAAAGGAATGAAATTAATTCAGAAGCTTCAGTGATACCAGCCAATCAGTCAAGCAGTGTAAGACCCCCTGATAAAGATGTACATTCTTCTACAGTGTCGGAGAAATCGGAGACTTCCAATACCGGTAACAATAAGGAGATGACGGAACAAGAAAATGGCCGTAGTGACCCAATGCCGAGTTTACAGCCTGATAATAATAATGTGAAAGCCAATAACAAGGATACACAAGGAAAAAATGTAGAAGGTGATACGTTGGGAACTTTATCACCAGGCACGGTCCAGTCGAATACAGCAGCAAACAATGTTGACCGATTGAGCTACGGCCAACCAGATAATTTATCAAGTGGCCATATAACAGAAAATAATATAGCAACTCAAAGTAAATCTGGTAAAAATACACTTGGAAAAGATGGTCCGGAAACAGTCGTGAAATCACCATTGAAAACGCCACAATATGGTGAGCTGGCTGAAGACCGTACAAATAATGTTCAGATGTCTGAACATGATAATTCAACAGACTTAGCATCATTAGAAAACCATATGCCTCCGGTGGCAAATGAAAAACGAACGGAACAAAATGATTATCCGGAATTGGATTAA
- a CDS encoding TcpE family conjugal transfer membrane protein, translating to MQDEQKRRIPLYVLNNFLKFDRKIYQLFGLKLGRPIPFKGLLYLLVFSIGEVIWLAIPVLGQFIRWIPDGILFLLPITIAWLLTDVGTEGRSPIHFFRSFLFYHVRKLSRKTYVHGRKIPKESTHVFHSHYTYGVKIHHFKPTTYRYKGFVTYK from the coding sequence ATGCAGGATGAACAAAAAAGGCGTATCCCATTATATGTATTAAATAACTTTTTAAAATTTGATCGTAAGATTTATCAGCTGTTCGGCCTGAAATTGGGCAGACCTATTCCTTTTAAAGGGCTGCTTTATTTACTTGTATTTAGCATAGGAGAAGTTATTTGGCTGGCAATACCGGTTTTAGGCCAATTCATTCGGTGGATTCCCGATGGTATTTTATTTCTTTTACCTATTACGATTGCTTGGTTATTGACAGATGTCGGAACAGAAGGACGATCACCAATCCATTTCTTCCGTTCCTTTCTGTTTTATCATGTACGAAAATTAAGCAGAAAAACATACGTCCATGGACGAAAAATACCCAAAGAAAGTACGCATGTCTTCCATAGTCATTATACCTATGGTGTTAAGATACATCATTTTAAACCTACAACCTATCGTTATAAAGGATTTGTGACTTATAAGTAA
- a CDS encoding replication-relaxation family protein, whose protein sequence is MSHFGRTGELGRQNSPVPRTTKAGDKLGKANKKQVIKRLQPLDVNILKTLYDYRILSTQQIQQHHNLTWRYAYKKISILRNTGYIISKPTKGYNAKQARQGNHHRISETGIACLRKQGYPVERRADDLRVRTYHVPYLLTTNEIFLRLQQAGWTIWDSRYVKHTFNLNRADNVQGIVTSPKGAAYVVYTFLHGISAKNLAKTVREMEMHRTDERTQSGERYFDNYALFAKGQDSFIRVIDRLMDSRAMLQCNSIKVFPLGFGKSYVPEFADDQERLHQYLEQTENLTFKPSVKAGNHPKGFHHIVQHNGEEKYFINLLDTDIVKINHVLAYRKDRYMRNGRKVLVLTHAGLRPTHERLLKHIHHVEFLLIEQNFLTKTTEKENYAR, encoded by the coding sequence TTGAGCCATTTCGGAAGGACTGGAGAACTGGGGAGACAAAACAGCCCCGTTCCACGAACAACAAAGGCAGGTGATAAATTGGGAAAAGCAAACAAAAAACAGGTCATCAAACGACTGCAACCATTGGACGTCAATATACTCAAAACCTTATACGACTACCGTATACTCAGCACCCAGCAGATACAACAGCACCATAACCTAACATGGCGCTATGCTTATAAGAAAATAAGCATTCTGCGCAACACCGGCTACATCATCAGTAAGCCAACCAAAGGCTATAACGCCAAGCAAGCCAGACAGGGCAATCACCATCGCATCAGCGAGACTGGTATAGCCTGCTTGCGAAAGCAGGGCTATCCTGTTGAGCGTCGGGCCGACGACTTACGTGTCCGTACGTATCATGTTCCGTATTTGCTTACAACCAATGAAATATTTCTGCGCTTACAACAGGCAGGATGGACCATCTGGGACAGCCGGTATGTGAAACACACTTTTAACCTGAACCGCGCCGACAATGTACAGGGTATCGTCACAAGCCCAAAAGGAGCAGCATATGTGGTCTATACATTTTTGCATGGAATATCCGCTAAAAACCTAGCCAAAACTGTACGGGAAATGGAAATGCACCGTACAGACGAACGCACTCAGTCTGGCGAACGTTATTTCGACAACTATGCCCTGTTCGCCAAAGGTCAAGACAGCTTCATTCGAGTCATTGACCGTCTCATGGACAGCCGAGCTATGCTACAGTGCAACAGCATCAAAGTATTTCCACTTGGATTCGGCAAAAGCTATGTACCTGAATTTGCAGATGACCAGGAACGCTTACATCAATATTTAGAGCAAACTGAGAACCTTACATTTAAACCATCTGTAAAGGCAGGCAATCACCCGAAAGGCTTTCATCATATCGTCCAGCACAATGGAGAAGAAAAATATTTCATCAATTTGCTGGACACCGATATTGTGAAAATCAACCATGTACTGGCCTACCGCAAAGACCGTTATATGCGTAATGGACGGAAGGTGCTTGTGCTGACGCATGCAGGCTTACGCCCCACTCATGAACGGTTACTGAAACATATTCATCATGTGGAATTTTTGCTGATAGAACAGAATTTTTTAACCAAAACAACAGAGAAGGAGAATTATGCACGGTAA